In a genomic window of Heliomicrobium undosum:
- a CDS encoding permease has translation MKQYRWSFALFLLIVLLYLFDQQLGRDAFFITYDNLEQMLALVPPIFILMGLLDVWIPKETLIRYMGPGSSYRGLAIAFLLGTAAAGPLYVAFPLAILLLKKGARLANVVFFLGVWSSTKLPIVLFEIASFGLTFTVIHIGISIPAYLATAYLIEKMVSDTELRGIIQKAEVA, from the coding sequence ATGAAACAATACAGGTGGAGCTTCGCCCTTTTTCTACTTATTGTCCTTTTGTACCTATTTGATCAGCAACTCGGCAGGGACGCTTTTTTCATCACCTATGATAATTTGGAACAGATGCTTGCCTTGGTGCCGCCCATCTTCATCCTAATGGGACTTTTGGACGTATGGATTCCCAAAGAGACATTAATCCGGTATATGGGTCCTGGTTCAAGCTATAGAGGGTTAGCCATTGCCTTCCTACTCGGCACTGCGGCTGCAGGTCCGCTCTATGTGGCATTCCCCCTTGCGATCCTGCTCTTAAAAAAAGGCGCCCGCCTGGCGAATGTGGTGTTCTTTTTGGGCGTTTGGTCGAGCACGAAGCTTCCCATCGTCTTGTTCGAAATCGCTTCCTTCGGTTTGACCTTCACCGTTATCCACATCGGGATCAGCATTCCAGCCTATTTGGCAACAGCCTACCTGATAGAAAAAATGGTCTCCGACACAGAACTTAGAGGTATCATTCAAAAAGCGGAAGTGGCATAG
- a CDS encoding methyl-accepting chemotaxis protein, producing MRFWDSLIVKIAIYIMLGSGIVAAPFITYIGSKQTEEIRKQAVNKAKTMADIVAVYRNTHQQFSDKLHMPSIEVLLAMSKKFNVLPENDVTFHITSATELLINPENKPTEWDEKAMGQFVQAADNKERAEQQDFLEFQRMENREVLLYARPIYTTPGCLNCHPKNKVNEIAGIQTVSVDMSRSNAKAAALYWELGFLGIMLPLAITGLLAIIFRFQLLLPIRRQILTMEQVASGDLRIAREANPFSGEVGQLAQAFRAMTLRLSQLIEQIQKHSVQIMGTSDVLVSTSKHSTRAAEEVMKSARELACGATQTASQVEQGSGHAHDLAHILREVSDGAAKAVLSAKTTVEDAEKGQADLELVKGSMDAIQQAVNNAAERVASLKTRSLAIDEVIAIIVGISDQTNLLALNAAIEAARAGEHGRGFAVVADEVRRLAEQAKGSSEEVRRLIVGIRQEIDIVTEQTQNGSREVDSGYQVVQKASQSFNTIEANTRLLAIEIERVAEAAREITGKGDEIAKNFITIDEIARKNSEDTQATALSIERQLALIEELATTADTLKQVAHNLEETASQFVLP from the coding sequence GTGCGTTTCTGGGATAGTCTGATCGTCAAGATCGCGATTTACATCATGCTCGGTAGTGGAATAGTGGCGGCGCCCTTTATCACTTATATCGGCTCAAAGCAAACTGAGGAGATACGGAAGCAAGCGGTCAATAAAGCGAAAACGATGGCCGACATTGTTGCCGTATACCGAAATACGCATCAGCAGTTCAGCGATAAGCTGCATATGCCATCCATTGAAGTACTATTGGCCATGTCTAAAAAGTTTAACGTATTGCCTGAGAATGATGTCACCTTTCATATCACCTCTGCGACAGAACTGTTGATAAACCCTGAAAACAAGCCAACCGAATGGGATGAAAAAGCGATGGGGCAGTTTGTGCAAGCAGCCGACAACAAAGAGCGGGCTGAGCAGCAGGATTTTTTAGAGTTTCAGCGCATGGAGAATCGAGAGGTTCTTCTCTACGCTCGTCCGATCTATACCACTCCCGGCTGTTTGAACTGCCACCCGAAAAACAAAGTGAACGAAATTGCCGGCATTCAGACTGTCTCGGTAGATATGTCGAGATCAAACGCCAAAGCGGCAGCCTTGTACTGGGAGCTGGGGTTTTTAGGGATTATGCTTCCTTTGGCCATTACAGGATTGCTGGCGATCATCTTCCGCTTTCAGTTGCTGCTGCCGATACGCCGGCAGATTCTTACGATGGAACAGGTGGCTTCGGGTGATCTGAGAATCGCCCGAGAGGCCAATCCTTTTTCCGGGGAAGTGGGCCAGTTGGCCCAGGCTTTCCGCGCTATGACATTACGCTTGTCCCAATTGATCGAACAGATTCAAAAACACTCCGTTCAGATCATGGGCACGTCGGATGTGCTTGTCTCTACCAGCAAGCATTCGACCAGAGCAGCTGAAGAGGTCATGAAAAGCGCGCGGGAACTGGCCTGCGGGGCCACGCAGACAGCCAGCCAGGTGGAACAGGGGAGCGGACATGCCCACGATCTGGCCCATATCCTGCGCGAGGTCTCCGACGGCGCGGCAAAAGCGGTTCTATCAGCCAAAACAACCGTCGAAGACGCTGAAAAAGGGCAGGCTGATCTGGAACTTGTCAAGGGGAGCATGGATGCGATCCAGCAGGCCGTGAACAATGCAGCGGAACGGGTGGCTTCATTAAAGACACGCTCGCTGGCGATCGATGAGGTGATTGCCATCATCGTAGGAATCTCCGATCAAACGAACCTTCTCGCCTTGAACGCTGCCATTGAAGCGGCTAGAGCCGGTGAGCATGGCCGGGGCTTTGCTGTTGTCGCCGATGAGGTGAGAAGACTGGCGGAACAAGCAAAAGGGTCTTCCGAGGAGGTTCGGCGCTTAATCGTCGGTATTCGTCAAGAAATTGATATCGTCACCGAGCAGACACAGAACGGTTCACGTGAAGTCGACTCCGGTTATCAGGTTGTTCAAAAGGCCTCTCAATCGTTCAATACGATTGAGGCCAATACGCGCCTGCTGGCGATAGAGATCGAGCGGGTGGCGGAAGCAGCGCGCGAAATCACCGGGAAGGGCGATGAGATCGCTAAAAACTTCATCACCATCGATGAGATTGCGCGCAAGAACTCGGAAGATACACAGGCGACAGCCCTTTCCATCGAACGGCAGTTAGCGCTTATCGAAGAGTTGGCGACGACGGCAGACACATTGAAACAGGTCGCCCACAACTTGGAGGAGACAGCCAGCCAGTTTGTTTTGCCATAA
- a CDS encoding ATP-grasp domain-containing protein: MNIVFLSPHFPPNYYRFCIRLKELGVTVLAVADESYERLRPELRFALTDYHQAHNMEDYDQLLRACGYFTHRYGKIDRIESLNEHWLASEARLRTDFNVFGIHYKDIARIKRKSEMKKVFQSAGIPVARGGLIPTLESAKRLIDEVGYPVVVKPDTGVGAAKTFRLNDDTDLARFFSDKPPVDYFLEEFVQGTICSFDGLTDREGHPVFFTSHVYNQGVMEAVNDDLHVSFYSLREIPADLQAAGLRTLRAFDVRERFFHFEFFRTADDRIIALEVNMRPPGGFTLDMFNYANDIDIYAQWANVIVHNRFTARYDRKYHCAFISRKRGKPYVHPHADVLRQLGDLVCHHGAIDPVFRVAMGDYAYLVRSGELARIREAIRYIQAMA; this comes from the coding sequence TTGAACATCGTCTTTCTGTCGCCCCATTTCCCTCCGAACTACTACCGCTTCTGCATCCGGCTGAAGGAGTTGGGCGTGACGGTGCTGGCTGTGGCCGACGAGTCCTATGAACGACTGCGACCGGAACTGCGTTTTGCCCTCACAGACTATCATCAGGCCCATAACATGGAGGATTACGACCAACTCCTGCGGGCATGCGGCTATTTCACCCATCGTTATGGCAAGATCGACCGCATCGAATCGCTGAACGAACACTGGCTGGCTTCAGAGGCGCGCCTGCGCACTGACTTCAACGTTTTCGGCATCCATTACAAGGATATCGCCCGGATCAAACGCAAGTCGGAGATGAAAAAAGTCTTCCAATCTGCCGGCATCCCTGTCGCCCGCGGCGGTCTCATCCCGACGCTGGAATCGGCAAAAAGATTGATCGACGAGGTCGGCTACCCGGTGGTGGTGAAACCGGACACTGGCGTCGGCGCGGCAAAAACATTCCGCTTGAATGACGACACCGACCTTGCGCGGTTTTTTTCCGATAAACCGCCAGTGGACTATTTTTTAGAGGAATTCGTCCAAGGAACGATCTGCTCCTTTGACGGCCTCACCGACCGGGAGGGTCATCCCGTCTTCTTTACCTCCCATGTGTACAACCAGGGCGTCATGGAAGCCGTCAACGACGATCTCCACGTCTCCTTCTACTCCCTGAGAGAAATCCCCGCCGACCTGCAAGCGGCCGGCCTGCGGACATTGCGCGCCTTCGATGTGCGGGAGCGCTTCTTTCACTTTGAGTTTTTCCGGACCGCCGATGACCGCATTATCGCCCTGGAAGTGAACATGCGCCCGCCGGGCGGCTTTACACTGGACATGTTCAATTATGCTAATGACATCGATATCTACGCCCAGTGGGCGAACGTGATCGTCCACAACCGGTTTACCGCCCGCTATGACCGAAAATACCACTGCGCCTTCATCAGCCGGAAAAGGGGCAAACCTTATGTCCACCCCCATGCCGATGTGCTGCGGCAACTGGGGGACCTCGTCTGCCACCATGGCGCCATCGACCCCGTCTTCCGGGTGGCCATGGGCGACTACGCCTATCTGGTCCGCTCCGGCGAATTGGCGCGAATCCGGGAGGCTATCAGGTATATACAGGCGATGGCCTGA
- a CDS encoding molybdopterin biosynthesis protein gives MGSNKAYLNCLQRDEAQALWRNTLKEIGYFERPPVEHLPVTASLGRVTAGTVYAKQSVPHYNGSAMDGIAVYASDTYGAQETAPKGLTLLPPGSPFTPGGCYAVDTGDAMPAGTNAVIMIEDVHISEGTAEIIAAAAPWQHVRIIGEDIVAGELVIAEHHVIAPVDIAALLAAGLDTVEVVKRPKVAVIPTGDEIVATREELQPGAILDVNSHMLAAAVTEWGGQPARKSIVRDNRQAIEETLIESLAESDMVIINAGTSAGREDYTAAVLSAIGEVLVHGVAIKPGKPVVLAVCQGKPVIGLPGYPVSAMLTAELFVRDILLARHKLPPYETPQVEAALSKAVASTIGMEEYIRVSIGDVQGKRIAAPLNRGAGMISSLTKAQGVIRIERGSTGLPAGLSMPVTLLRKRRPARTILSVGSHDLALELLGLFLRRRMENVALSCANVGSMGGIMAIRNNEAHMAGIHLLDEQSGCYNVPFVKKYLPGLQGCLIHLAMREQGLLVLPGNPKGITRLSDLARPELTYVNRQRGSGTRMLLDYELGKAGISVSVITGYDKEVGTHMAVAASVAAGTADAGLGVQAAAQALGLDFIPVAKEQYDLLLNFAPDDDCLPEIIDILKSEEFRLEVERLGGYDLREAGEMISVN, from the coding sequence ATGGGCAGCAATAAAGCCTACCTGAATTGCCTGCAGCGGGACGAGGCGCAGGCGCTGTGGCGTAATACACTGAAAGAAATCGGCTATTTTGAACGCCCCCCTGTTGAACACTTGCCGGTAACGGCATCACTCGGACGCGTGACAGCCGGTACGGTCTATGCGAAGCAATCGGTGCCGCATTACAACGGCTCCGCCATGGACGGTATCGCCGTCTATGCCTCTGACACCTACGGCGCCCAGGAGACGGCGCCGAAAGGGTTGACCCTGCTGCCGCCCGGCAGTCCCTTCACGCCTGGGGGCTGCTATGCTGTTGATACGGGCGATGCGATGCCCGCCGGAACCAACGCGGTGATCATGATCGAAGACGTCCACATCTCTGAAGGGACAGCGGAGATCATCGCTGCCGCCGCACCCTGGCAGCATGTCCGGATCATCGGCGAGGACATCGTGGCCGGGGAACTGGTCATCGCGGAACACCATGTCATCGCGCCAGTGGACATTGCCGCGTTGCTGGCCGCCGGGTTGGACACGGTGGAAGTGGTCAAAAGACCGAAGGTTGCCGTGATTCCGACAGGCGACGAGATTGTTGCGACCCGGGAGGAACTGCAACCCGGCGCCATCCTTGATGTGAATTCCCACATGCTCGCGGCGGCGGTGACCGAATGGGGTGGCCAGCCGGCCCGGAAGTCTATTGTCAGAGACAACCGGCAGGCCATCGAGGAAACCCTCATAGAAAGCTTGGCTGAAAGCGATATGGTGATCATCAATGCAGGCACGTCGGCCGGCCGGGAAGACTATACCGCTGCTGTCCTGTCCGCCATCGGCGAAGTGCTCGTCCACGGCGTCGCCATCAAGCCGGGCAAGCCGGTGGTTCTGGCCGTTTGTCAAGGCAAGCCGGTGATCGGATTACCTGGCTACCCCGTTTCCGCCATGTTGACGGCGGAACTGTTCGTCCGGGACATCCTCCTGGCCAGGCATAAACTCCCCCCTTACGAGACGCCTCAGGTCGAGGCCGCTTTGTCCAAGGCAGTCGCATCGACAATCGGCATGGAGGAATACATCCGCGTCTCCATCGGCGATGTTCAAGGCAAGCGGATCGCCGCGCCCCTGAACCGGGGTGCCGGGATGATCTCGTCGCTAACAAAGGCGCAAGGCGTCATTCGCATCGAGCGGGGCAGCACTGGCCTCCCTGCCGGCCTTTCGATGCCGGTGACACTGCTGCGCAAGCGCCGGCCGGCGCGCACCATATTGTCTGTCGGCAGCCATGATCTCGCCCTGGAACTGCTCGGCCTGTTCCTGCGGCGCCGGATGGAAAATGTCGCCCTCTCCTGCGCCAACGTGGGCAGCATGGGCGGAATCATGGCCATCCGCAACAATGAGGCGCACATGGCCGGCATCCACCTGCTGGACGAGCAGTCGGGCTGTTACAACGTTCCCTTCGTCAAAAAGTATCTGCCTGGCTTGCAGGGATGTCTGATCCATCTGGCCATGCGCGAGCAGGGCCTGCTTGTCCTGCCTGGCAACCCGAAAGGCATCACCCGGTTAAGCGACCTCGCTCGACCGGAACTCACCTACGTCAACCGGCAGCGCGGTTCGGGAACGCGGATGCTGCTTGATTATGAGCTCGGTAAAGCGGGAATTTCCGTTAGTGTGATCACCGGCTACGACAAAGAGGTGGGCACCCACATGGCGGTGGCGGCCTCCGTCGCCGCCGGCACAGCCGACGCCGGCCTCGGCGTACAGGCAGCCGCGCAGGCGCTCGGGTTGGATTTCATCCCTGTCGCGAAGGAACAATATGATCTGCTGTTGAACTTTGCGCCAGACGATGATTGTCTGCCAGAGATCATCGATATCCTCAAGTCAGAAGAGTTTCGCCTGGAGGTAGAGCGCCTCGGCGGTTATGATCTTCGCGAGGCCGGAGAAATGATATCGGTTAACTGA
- a CDS encoding molybdopterin molybdotransferase MoeA — protein MDFFQCIPLREAQEIIAKELTGAIVAFEQVSLVDALGRVAATDIAAIENLPPFSRSTVDGFAVRSADTFGASEAAPSLFTIVGEVLMGQPTDIELRPGQAATIPTGGMLPAGADAVVMLEYAEQPDPHSLLISKMIAPGENVVVKGEDIAYGSIILRRGQKITPAHIGVLAASGVTYVPVRQPVKVAIISTGDELVDIDVPVKAGQIRDVNSYALGALFTGWGCQVTRMGIVRDSFEQFYRALAEAAVTHHMVVISGGSSVGARDFTVKAIDGLGAPGVLFHGIAIKPGKPTIFGMVEGTPIFGLPGHPVAAMTVSDQLVKPAVRLLSGQKNTFQRTRVTARLNRNVASSPGRDDFIGVRLIKEGANNKAAPIFGKSGLIRLMAESDGIMHIPADKSGVYEGEAVEVLLLYDAD, from the coding sequence ATGGACTTTTTCCAGTGCATCCCCCTTCGCGAGGCCCAAGAGATAATCGCCAAAGAACTGACCGGCGCCATTGTGGCTTTTGAGCAAGTATCTCTTGTCGATGCCTTGGGAAGGGTGGCAGCAACGGATATAGCGGCCATAGAGAACCTCCCCCCTTTCAGCCGATCCACGGTCGACGGTTTTGCCGTGCGCAGCGCCGACACCTTTGGCGCCAGCGAAGCCGCGCCATCACTGTTCACTATCGTCGGCGAGGTGCTCATGGGGCAACCCACGGATATCGAACTGCGCCCTGGCCAAGCGGCGACGATCCCGACGGGCGGCATGCTGCCGGCGGGGGCCGACGCGGTGGTGATGCTGGAGTATGCCGAGCAGCCTGATCCCCATTCACTTTTAATCTCCAAAATGATCGCGCCCGGTGAAAATGTCGTCGTCAAAGGGGAAGACATTGCCTACGGTTCGATCATTCTCCGCCGGGGACAAAAAATTACGCCGGCCCACATCGGCGTTCTCGCCGCCAGTGGCGTCACCTACGTGCCGGTGCGCCAACCTGTGAAAGTCGCCATCATTTCCACCGGTGATGAACTGGTCGATATCGATGTTCCCGTCAAAGCCGGTCAAATCCGGGATGTCAATTCTTACGCTTTAGGCGCCCTCTTCACCGGATGGGGTTGCCAAGTGACGCGCATGGGTATCGTCCGAGACAGTTTCGAACAGTTCTACAGGGCGCTTGCCGAGGCAGCGGTCACCCATCACATGGTCGTCATCTCCGGCGGCAGTTCCGTAGGGGCACGAGATTTCACTGTCAAGGCCATCGACGGCCTCGGCGCCCCCGGTGTCTTGTTTCACGGGATCGCCATCAAACCGGGAAAACCGACCATCTTCGGGATGGTCGAAGGGACACCCATCTTCGGGTTGCCGGGCCATCCTGTCGCCGCGATGACGGTGAGCGATCAGTTGGTCAAGCCGGCTGTGCGCCTGCTCTCCGGCCAAAAAAACACCTTCCAGCGCACGCGCGTTACAGCCCGCCTCAACCGCAATGTGGCCTCCTCTCCGGGTCGCGACGATTTCATCGGCGTCCGGCTTATTAAAGAAGGGGCAAACAACAAGGCGGCGCCGATCTTCGGAAAGTCGGGCCTGATCCGGTTGATGGCCGAATCGGATGGCATCATGCACATCCCGGCCGACAAGAGCGGTGTATACGAAGGGGAAGCCGTTGAGGTGCTCCTTCTCTATGACGCCGATTAA
- a CDS encoding class I SAM-dependent methyltransferase, with translation MDASKKKVQTKFDDTAGRYDSQRKQLIPCFDDFYGIAVSIAETEKESPKILDIGAGTGLLASFFMDKYPNAQFTLIDISEKMLDVAKERFCDNPNVTYLVGDYAKYPFSEKFDLVISSLSIHHLTDPEKVALYRTIYELLNEKGIFVNADQVLGSTPYLDNMYVDDWKRKVEASGLSPEAIKAAYERLSLDIFAPLQAQLNWLRQAGFVDGDCVYKYFNFVVLFGRKDSTAA, from the coding sequence GTGGACGCTTCCAAGAAAAAGGTGCAAACGAAGTTTGACGACACCGCTGGGCGGTATGACAGTCAACGGAAACAGTTGATCCCCTGTTTTGACGATTTCTATGGTATCGCTGTTTCGATTGCGGAGACGGAAAAGGAATCTCCGAAGATCCTCGATATCGGCGCAGGAACGGGGTTGCTGGCATCGTTCTTTATGGACAAGTACCCGAACGCCCAGTTCACGCTGATCGATATATCGGAGAAAATGCTGGATGTGGCGAAAGAGCGGTTCTGCGATAATCCCAATGTGACCTATCTGGTCGGCGACTATGCGAAATACCCCTTTTCGGAGAAGTTCGACCTCGTCATTTCGTCTCTGTCGATTCATCATCTGACCGACCCGGAGAAGGTTGCTTTGTACCGGACGATCTATGAACTCCTGAACGAAAAGGGGATATTCGTCAACGCCGACCAGGTGCTGGGAAGCACTCCCTACCTCGATAACATGTATGTGGACGACTGGAAGCGGAAAGTGGAAGCCAGCGGGTTGAGTCCCGAAGCCATCAAGGCGGCCTATGAGAGACTGAGTTTGGATATCTTTGCGCCTTTGCAGGCTCAGTTGAATTGGTTGAGGCAGGCGGGCTTTGTCGATGGCGATTGTGTATATAAATATTTTAACTTTGTCGTCCTCTTCGGCAGGAAAGATAGTACTGCGGCTTGA
- a CDS encoding YcdB/YcdC domain-containing protein, which yields MEKKVMTLRLRLPIVLTVEPPMWSSKRFVSALSTVGLFITLFLPADAFASAADDVAARLDAGPRRSLEQLRQIVPEIKSMPLQKDDVEDQLGLITIHGAAEASDLYITFSLDQWTGKIHFYQRAYSKEPNKQGKSQPMSRREIREKCVAYATSLLGGDWAQYRGDGPLMFRQVDDAASYTLNLPRDLNGGGMIDDGCVVSVDEQGTLISFFRPKETPRDPGDYYPSTVNWIAKDQAVARLRRESPMRLMYVERLPVTVDEQGNTISSRPALIYAPTRIDPIDGETGLFTYDPFLDRWGVFPKWFATPMHVGYWTTIMPPAETLVQVKGGGAPSVVANLDESAAWISQYMGVDMTGKSLDKDRSRWFMYASVEERREERYSSWSVENIINIRISKDTGRITYFSYKENGYQRQEPEADIGPEAAQATAIAFIQQFLPPGDHAMLIKAHPVANQMPEPDDIPEWVNRRDMTGWIQSDPPSYVFQFIRLYQGIPVKEQYFQVSLDGRDGRITRFEMPKSMSIDTALPDSDQAIAPEKAMDVLLADVPFSRTYYYPVYRNIFTKYTYRPVYRLSSVGMDTFWEGPLYVDAFTGNLVSFPKVLKDGK from the coding sequence TTGGAAAAGAAGGTGATGACACTGCGACTTCGACTCCCCATTGTGTTGACTGTAGAGCCACCGATGTGGTCGTCCAAACGATTCGTTTCTGCTCTATCAACGGTAGGACTCTTTATCACGCTCTTTCTCCCTGCGGATGCCTTCGCCTCGGCTGCTGACGATGTCGCCGCGCGGTTGGATGCTGGCCCCCGAAGGAGCCTTGAACAGTTGCGCCAAATCGTGCCGGAGATCAAATCAATGCCCTTACAGAAGGATGATGTGGAAGATCAACTGGGGCTCATTACCATCCATGGCGCTGCGGAAGCCTCCGATCTGTACATAACCTTCAGCCTTGATCAATGGACGGGGAAGATTCATTTCTATCAGCGCGCTTACAGCAAAGAGCCAAACAAGCAAGGCAAATCACAGCCCATGTCACGGCGTGAGATAAGGGAAAAGTGTGTTGCCTATGCGACAAGCCTCTTGGGAGGGGATTGGGCGCAGTATCGCGGTGATGGTCCGCTTATGTTTCGTCAAGTTGATGATGCTGCTTCGTATACCCTGAATTTGCCGCGCGATTTGAACGGCGGCGGGATGATAGACGATGGATGCGTGGTTTCCGTCGACGAGCAGGGAACGCTCATCTCTTTTTTCCGTCCCAAGGAAACGCCGCGTGACCCGGGGGATTATTATCCTTCCACGGTGAACTGGATCGCAAAGGACCAAGCCGTTGCCCGATTACGACGTGAATCTCCGATGCGATTGATGTATGTGGAACGGTTGCCGGTGACCGTGGATGAGCAAGGAAATACCATCTCGTCCCGCCCGGCTTTGATCTATGCGCCAACCCGGATTGACCCGATCGACGGGGAGACAGGCTTATTTACGTATGATCCGTTCCTGGATCGGTGGGGGGTTTTTCCCAAATGGTTTGCTACGCCGATGCATGTCGGTTACTGGACGACCATCATGCCGCCTGCGGAAACATTGGTTCAAGTAAAAGGAGGAGGGGCGCCGTCTGTTGTGGCTAACCTGGATGAGTCGGCGGCCTGGATCTCCCAATACATGGGTGTCGATATGACGGGAAAGTCGCTCGATAAGGATCGCAGCAGATGGTTCATGTACGCCTCCGTCGAGGAACGAAGGGAGGAACGATATTCGTCCTGGTCAGTGGAAAATATCATCAATATCCGCATTTCCAAGGATACCGGCAGGATTACGTATTTTTCATATAAGGAAAATGGCTATCAACGCCAAGAACCGGAAGCGGATATCGGTCCCGAGGCCGCTCAAGCTACGGCGATCGCTTTTATCCAACAGTTTCTTCCCCCTGGCGACCATGCCATGCTCATAAAAGCTCACCCCGTGGCCAATCAAATGCCTGAACCCGACGATATTCCTGAGTGGGTGAATCGGAGAGATATGACCGGTTGGATCCAGAGCGACCCGCCGTCATACGTGTTCCAATTTATCCGGCTCTACCAGGGGATACCGGTGAAAGAGCAGTACTTCCAGGTGTCCCTCGATGGGCGAGACGGACGGATAACCCGCTTTGAAATGCCGAAATCAATGTCGATCGATACAGCCCTTCCCGATAGCGATCAGGCGATTGCGCCGGAGAAGGCGATGGATGTTCTATTGGCCGATGTGCCTTTCAGCAGAACCTACTACTATCCAGTATATAGAAACATATTTACCAAGTACACCTACCGTCCGGTGTACAGGTTAAGCAGTGTCGGAATGGACACCTTTTGGGAGGGGCCTTTGTACGTCGATGCCTTCACCGGGAATTTGGTGAGTTTTCCCAAGGTCCTGAAGGATGGGAAATGA
- a CDS encoding iron-containing alcohol dehydrogenase — MNKQVYRYFMPPVSIVGVDCLDEIAEYIRPMRVRKALIISDRVLADTGLVKKLTSVLDNLNILHVLYTDVKPNPTVENVEQGLQSYRDNGCDFLVSFGGGSPHDCAKAVALLATNGGRITDYVGSNKSKHPAAPLVAVNTTAGTGSEVTRFCVITDEQRHVKMAIDDWHVTPLIAVNDAALMTGMPPGLTAATGMDALTHAIEAYVSTQATPVTDCKALKAIELVAGYLPRAFYNGNDLEARVMMTYAEYLAGISFNNASLGYVHALAHQLGGFYNLPHGLCNALLLPAVCAYNLPSAPAKFARIAEAMGAATTMLPPMEAGLAAIGAIQRLQRELKLPTRLSELKGFEERHIPTLAANAQQDVCGLTNPRRATQAELEAMLRALL; from the coding sequence ATGAATAAACAGGTATACCGCTATTTCATGCCGCCGGTCAGCATCGTCGGCGTCGACTGCCTGGATGAGATCGCCGAGTACATCCGGCCCATGCGCGTGCGCAAGGCCTTGATCATCAGCGATCGGGTGCTGGCGGACACGGGGTTGGTGAAAAAGCTGACCAGCGTTCTGGACAATCTGAACATCCTCCACGTCCTTTATACTGACGTCAAGCCGAACCCTACTGTCGAAAATGTGGAGCAAGGTTTGCAATCGTACCGGGACAATGGCTGCGATTTCCTCGTTTCCTTCGGTGGCGGCTCTCCCCATGACTGCGCCAAGGCCGTGGCCCTACTCGCTACAAACGGAGGCCGGATCACCGATTATGTGGGCTCAAACAAGTCGAAGCACCCGGCCGCCCCGCTCGTCGCCGTCAATACGACCGCTGGCACGGGCAGCGAGGTGACCCGCTTCTGCGTCATCACGGACGAGCAACGCCATGTGAAGATGGCCATCGACGATTGGCATGTGACGCCCCTGATCGCCGTCAACGACGCCGCCCTGATGACCGGGATGCCGCCGGGACTGACGGCGGCCACCGGGATGGACGCGCTGACCCATGCGATTGAAGCGTATGTGTCCACACAGGCCACACCGGTGACAGACTGCAAGGCCTTAAAGGCGATCGAACTGGTCGCCGGATACCTGCCGCGGGCCTTCTATAACGGGAACGATCTGGAGGCGCGGGTGATGATGACCTACGCCGAATACCTGGCCGGCATCTCCTTCAACAACGCCAGTCTCGGCTATGTCCATGCCCTGGCCCATCAACTGGGCGGTTTCTACAACCTGCCCCACGGTCTCTGCAACGCCCTCCTGCTACCGGCAGTCTGCGCCTACAACCTGCCGTCGGCGCCGGCCAAATTCGCCCGCATCGCCGAGGCGATGGGCGCCGCGACCACAATGCTCCCCCCGATGGAGGCCGGCCTCGCCGCCATCGGCGCCATCCAACGGCTGCAGCGCGAATTGAAACTGCCGACGCGTCTCAGCGAATTAAAGGGGTTCGAAGAGCGGCATATCCCCACCCTGGCGGCAAACGCCCAGCAGGATGTCTGCGGTCTCACCAATCCCCGCCGGGCGACCCAGGCCGAGTTGGAGGCGATGTTGCGGGCGCTGCTGTAG